One region of Rattus norvegicus strain BN/NHsdMcwi chromosome 13, GRCr8, whole genome shotgun sequence genomic DNA includes:
- the Tex35 gene encoding testis-expressed protein 35 isoform X4, which translates to MRAFGLRGNSRQTQSLPAYESWHCDLSCSAHKEVISLPMPKPKKSYKAVCMELKPELTQIYDVKGLKQEGLCIRKGMTQELKNGLREVREELTEKIEEIKQIKNLMDKDFDKLHEFVEIMKEMQQDMDEKMDVLINIQQNNKLPFQNQPKEQQKFRKRGKMGKNSQVIIMEESDEVSLASEKMVVLPKTTNNPMDPLHACEKCLLCALKTTCNQGRPSHHAWAPFSPLSSGAAF; encoded by the exons ATGAGAGCCTTTGGTCTCAGGGGCAACAGCAGACAGACCCAAAGCTTGCCAGCATACGAGTCCTGGCATTGTGACCTCAGCTGTTCCGCACACAAAGAGGTGATCAGCCTACCCATGCCCAAGCCT AAAAAGAGCTACAAGGCCGTTTGCATGGAACTGAAGCCAGAGCTGACACAA ATATATGATGTCAAAGGACTTAAACAAGAAGGGCTATGCATCAGAAAAGGGATGACACAGGAGCTGAAG AATGGACTCAGGGAGGTGAGAGAAGAGCTCACAGAAAAAATTGAAGAGATAAAACAG ATAAAGAATTTAATGGACAAAGATTTCGATAAACTTCATGAGTTTGTGGAAATTATGAAG GAAATGCAGCAGGATATGGATGAAAAGATGGATGTTTTAATTAATATTCAGCAGAACAACAAGCT TCCCTTTCAAAACCAACCAAAGGAGCAGCAGAAAttcaggaagagaggaaagatgggCAAAAACTCCCAGGTCATCATCATGGAAGAATCCGATGAAGTATCATTGGCTAGTGAGAAGATGGTGGTCCTACCAAAAACAACGAATAACCCAATGGATCCCCTTCATGCATGC GAGAAATGTTTGTTGTGTGCCCTAAAGACCACCTGCAATCAGGG GAGACCTTCACACCATGCCTGGGCGCCTTTTTCACCCTTGTCATCTGGAGCTGCTTTCTGA
- the Tex35 gene encoding testis-expressed protein 35 isoform X2, with protein MRAFGLRGNSRQTQSLPAYESWHCDLSCSAHKEVISLPMPKPKKSYKAVCMELKPELTQIYDVKGLKQEGLCIRKGMTQELKNGLREVREELTEKIEEIKQIKNLMDKDFDKLHEFVEIMKEMQQDMDEKMDVLINIQQNNKLPFQNQPKEQQKFRKRGKMGKNSQVIIMEESDEVSLASEKMVVLPKTTNNPMDPLHACETFTPCLGAFFTLVIWSCFLIYLYFTLDEMEYVIPT; from the exons ATGAGAGCCTTTGGTCTCAGGGGCAACAGCAGACAGACCCAAAGCTTGCCAGCATACGAGTCCTGGCATTGTGACCTCAGCTGTTCCGCACACAAAGAGGTGATCAGCCTACCCATGCCCAAGCCT AAAAAGAGCTACAAGGCCGTTTGCATGGAACTGAAGCCAGAGCTGACACAA ATATATGATGTCAAAGGACTTAAACAAGAAGGGCTATGCATCAGAAAAGGGATGACACAGGAGCTGAAG AATGGACTCAGGGAGGTGAGAGAAGAGCTCACAGAAAAAATTGAAGAGATAAAACAG ATAAAGAATTTAATGGACAAAGATTTCGATAAACTTCATGAGTTTGTGGAAATTATGAAG GAAATGCAGCAGGATATGGATGAAAAGATGGATGTTTTAATTAATATTCAGCAGAACAACAAGCT TCCCTTTCAAAACCAACCAAAGGAGCAGCAGAAAttcaggaagagaggaaagatgggCAAAAACTCCCAGGTCATCATCATGGAAGAATCCGATGAAGTATCATTGGCTAGTGAGAAGATGGTGGTCCTACCAAAAACAACGAATAACCCAATGGATCCCCTTCATGCATGC GAGACCTTCACACCATGCCTGGGCGCCTTTTTCACCCTTGTCATCTGGAGCTGCTTTCTGATTTATCTCTATTTTACCCTTGACGAGATGGAGTATGTCATTCCAACCTAG
- the Tex35 gene encoding testis-expressed protein 35 isoform X8 yields MRAFGLRGNSRQTQSLPAYESWHCDLSCSAHKEVISLPMPKPKKSYKAVCMELKPELTQIYDVKGLKQEGLCIRKGMTQELKNGLREVREELTEKIEEIKQIKNLMDKDFDKLHEFVEIMKEMQQDMDEKMDVLINIQQNNKLPFQNQPKEQQKFRKRGKMGKNSQVIIMEESDEVSLASEKMVVLPKTTNNPMDPLHACQILMRCPAGWPT; encoded by the exons ATGAGAGCCTTTGGTCTCAGGGGCAACAGCAGACAGACCCAAAGCTTGCCAGCATACGAGTCCTGGCATTGTGACCTCAGCTGTTCCGCACACAAAGAGGTGATCAGCCTACCCATGCCCAAGCCT AAAAAGAGCTACAAGGCCGTTTGCATGGAACTGAAGCCAGAGCTGACACAA ATATATGATGTCAAAGGACTTAAACAAGAAGGGCTATGCATCAGAAAAGGGATGACACAGGAGCTGAAG AATGGACTCAGGGAGGTGAGAGAAGAGCTCACAGAAAAAATTGAAGAGATAAAACAG ATAAAGAATTTAATGGACAAAGATTTCGATAAACTTCATGAGTTTGTGGAAATTATGAAG GAAATGCAGCAGGATATGGATGAAAAGATGGATGTTTTAATTAATATTCAGCAGAACAACAAGCT TCCCTTTCAAAACCAACCAAAGGAGCAGCAGAAAttcaggaagagaggaaagatgggCAAAAACTCCCAGGTCATCATCATGGAAGAATCCGATGAAGTATCATTGGCTAGTGAGAAGATGGTGGTCCTACCAAAAACAACGAATAACCCAATGGATCCCCTTCATGCATGC CAAATCCTGATGAGGTGCCCAGCAGGCTGGCCAACTTGA
- the Tex35 gene encoding testis-expressed protein 35 isoform X20 codes for MDKDFDKLHEFVEIMKEMQQDMDEKMDVLINIQQNNKLPFQNQPKEQQKFRKRGKMGKNSQVIIMEESDEVSLASEKMVVLPKTTNNPMDPLHACQETFTPCLGAFFTLVIWSCFLIYLYFTLDEMEYVIPT; via the exons ATGGACAAAGATTTCGATAAACTTCATGAGTTTGTGGAAATTATGAAG GAAATGCAGCAGGATATGGATGAAAAGATGGATGTTTTAATTAATATTCAGCAGAACAACAAGCT TCCCTTTCAAAACCAACCAAAGGAGCAGCAGAAAttcaggaagagaggaaagatgggCAAAAACTCCCAGGTCATCATCATGGAAGAATCCGATGAAGTATCATTGGCTAGTGAGAAGATGGTGGTCCTACCAAAAACAACGAATAACCCAATGGATCCCCTTCATGCATGC CAGGAGACCTTCACACCATGCCTGGGCGCCTTTTTCACCCTTGTCATCTGGAGCTGCTTTCTGATTTATCTCTATTTTACCCTTGACGAGATGGAGTATGTCATTCCAACCTAG
- the Tex35 gene encoding testis-expressed protein 35 isoform X12, with translation MSAKRKTNLKKSYKAVCMELKPELTQIYDVKGLKQEGLCIRKGMTQELKNGLREVREELTEKIEEIKQIKNLMDKDFDKLHEFVEIMKEMQQDMDEKMDVLINIQQNNKLPFQNQPKEQQKFRKRGKMGKNSQVIIMEESDEVSLASEKMVVLPKTTNNPMDPLHACEKCLLCALKTTCNQGRPSHHAWAPFSPLSSGAAF, from the exons ATGTCAGCCAAGAGGAAAactaacctg AAAAAGAGCTACAAGGCCGTTTGCATGGAACTGAAGCCAGAGCTGACACAA ATATATGATGTCAAAGGACTTAAACAAGAAGGGCTATGCATCAGAAAAGGGATGACACAGGAGCTGAAG AATGGACTCAGGGAGGTGAGAGAAGAGCTCACAGAAAAAATTGAAGAGATAAAACAG ATAAAGAATTTAATGGACAAAGATTTCGATAAACTTCATGAGTTTGTGGAAATTATGAAG GAAATGCAGCAGGATATGGATGAAAAGATGGATGTTTTAATTAATATTCAGCAGAACAACAAGCT TCCCTTTCAAAACCAACCAAAGGAGCAGCAGAAAttcaggaagagaggaaagatgggCAAAAACTCCCAGGTCATCATCATGGAAGAATCCGATGAAGTATCATTGGCTAGTGAGAAGATGGTGGTCCTACCAAAAACAACGAATAACCCAATGGATCCCCTTCATGCATGC GAGAAATGTTTGTTGTGTGCCCTAAAGACCACCTGCAATCAGGG GAGACCTTCACACCATGCCTGGGCGCCTTTTTCACCCTTGTCATCTGGAGCTGCTTTCTGA
- the Tex35 gene encoding testis-expressed protein 35 isoform X1 codes for MRAFGLRGNSRQTQSLPAYESWHCDLSCSAHKEVISLPMPKPKKSYKAVCMELKPELTQIYDVKGLKQEGLCIRKGMTQELKNGLREVREELTEKIEEIKQIKNLMDKDFDKLHEFVEIMKEMQQDMDEKMDVLINIQQNNKLPFQNQPKEQQKFRKRGKMGKNSQVIIMEESDEVSLASEKMVVLPKTTNNPMDPLHACQETFTPCLGAFFTLVIWSCFLIYLYFTLDEMEYVIPT; via the exons ATGAGAGCCTTTGGTCTCAGGGGCAACAGCAGACAGACCCAAAGCTTGCCAGCATACGAGTCCTGGCATTGTGACCTCAGCTGTTCCGCACACAAAGAGGTGATCAGCCTACCCATGCCCAAGCCT AAAAAGAGCTACAAGGCCGTTTGCATGGAACTGAAGCCAGAGCTGACACAA ATATATGATGTCAAAGGACTTAAACAAGAAGGGCTATGCATCAGAAAAGGGATGACACAGGAGCTGAAG AATGGACTCAGGGAGGTGAGAGAAGAGCTCACAGAAAAAATTGAAGAGATAAAACAG ATAAAGAATTTAATGGACAAAGATTTCGATAAACTTCATGAGTTTGTGGAAATTATGAAG GAAATGCAGCAGGATATGGATGAAAAGATGGATGTTTTAATTAATATTCAGCAGAACAACAAGCT TCCCTTTCAAAACCAACCAAAGGAGCAGCAGAAAttcaggaagagaggaaagatgggCAAAAACTCCCAGGTCATCATCATGGAAGAATCCGATGAAGTATCATTGGCTAGTGAGAAGATGGTGGTCCTACCAAAAACAACGAATAACCCAATGGATCCCCTTCATGCATGC CAGGAGACCTTCACACCATGCCTGGGCGCCTTTTTCACCCTTGTCATCTGGAGCTGCTTTCTGATTTATCTCTATTTTACCCTTGACGAGATGGAGTATGTCATTCCAACCTAG
- the Tex35 gene encoding testis-expressed protein 35 isoform X3 has protein sequence MRAFGLRGNSRQTQSLPAYESWHCDLSCSAHKEVISLPMPKPKKSYKAVCMELKPELTQIYDVKGLKQEGLCIRKGMTQELKNGLREVREELTEKIEEIKQIKNLMDKDFDKLHEFVEIMKEMQQDMDEKMDVLINIQQNNKLPFQNQPKEQQKFRKRGKMGKNSQVIIMEESDEVSLASEKMVVLPKTTNNPMDPLHACEKCLLCALKTTCNQGRRPSHHAWAPFSPLSSGAAF, from the exons ATGAGAGCCTTTGGTCTCAGGGGCAACAGCAGACAGACCCAAAGCTTGCCAGCATACGAGTCCTGGCATTGTGACCTCAGCTGTTCCGCACACAAAGAGGTGATCAGCCTACCCATGCCCAAGCCT AAAAAGAGCTACAAGGCCGTTTGCATGGAACTGAAGCCAGAGCTGACACAA ATATATGATGTCAAAGGACTTAAACAAGAAGGGCTATGCATCAGAAAAGGGATGACACAGGAGCTGAAG AATGGACTCAGGGAGGTGAGAGAAGAGCTCACAGAAAAAATTGAAGAGATAAAACAG ATAAAGAATTTAATGGACAAAGATTTCGATAAACTTCATGAGTTTGTGGAAATTATGAAG GAAATGCAGCAGGATATGGATGAAAAGATGGATGTTTTAATTAATATTCAGCAGAACAACAAGCT TCCCTTTCAAAACCAACCAAAGGAGCAGCAGAAAttcaggaagagaggaaagatgggCAAAAACTCCCAGGTCATCATCATGGAAGAATCCGATGAAGTATCATTGGCTAGTGAGAAGATGGTGGTCCTACCAAAAACAACGAATAACCCAATGGATCCCCTTCATGCATGC GAGAAATGTTTGTTGTGTGCCCTAAAGACCACCTGCAATCAGGG CAGGAGACCTTCACACCATGCCTGGGCGCCTTTTTCACCCTTGTCATCTGGAGCTGCTTTCTGA
- the Tex35 gene encoding testis-expressed protein 35 isoform X10 — translation MSAKRKTNLKKSYKAVCMELKPELTQIYDVKGLKQEGLCIRKGMTQELKNGLREVREELTEKIEEIKQIKNLMDKDFDKLHEFVEIMKEMQQDMDEKMDVLINIQQNNKLPFQNQPKEQQKFRKRGKMGKNSQVIIMEESDEVSLASEKMVVLPKTTNNPMDPLHACETFTPCLGAFFTLVIWSCFLIYLYFTLDEMEYVIPT, via the exons ATGTCAGCCAAGAGGAAAactaacctg AAAAAGAGCTACAAGGCCGTTTGCATGGAACTGAAGCCAGAGCTGACACAA ATATATGATGTCAAAGGACTTAAACAAGAAGGGCTATGCATCAGAAAAGGGATGACACAGGAGCTGAAG AATGGACTCAGGGAGGTGAGAGAAGAGCTCACAGAAAAAATTGAAGAGATAAAACAG ATAAAGAATTTAATGGACAAAGATTTCGATAAACTTCATGAGTTTGTGGAAATTATGAAG GAAATGCAGCAGGATATGGATGAAAAGATGGATGTTTTAATTAATATTCAGCAGAACAACAAGCT TCCCTTTCAAAACCAACCAAAGGAGCAGCAGAAAttcaggaagagaggaaagatgggCAAAAACTCCCAGGTCATCATCATGGAAGAATCCGATGAAGTATCATTGGCTAGTGAGAAGATGGTGGTCCTACCAAAAACAACGAATAACCCAATGGATCCCCTTCATGCATGC GAGACCTTCACACCATGCCTGGGCGCCTTTTTCACCCTTGTCATCTGGAGCTGCTTTCTGATTTATCTCTATTTTACCCTTGACGAGATGGAGTATGTCATTCCAACCTAG
- the Tex35 gene encoding testis-expressed protein 35 isoform X6, translating into MRAFGLRGNSRQTQSLPAYESWHCDLSCSAHKEVISLPMPKPKKSYKAVCMELKPELTQIYDVKGLKQEGLCIRKGMTQELKIKNLMDKDFDKLHEFVEIMKEMQQDMDEKMDVLINIQQNNKLPFQNQPKEQQKFRKRGKMGKNSQVIIMEESDEVSLASEKMVVLPKTTNNPMDPLHACETFTPCLGAFFTLVIWSCFLIYLYFTLDEMEYVIPT; encoded by the exons ATGAGAGCCTTTGGTCTCAGGGGCAACAGCAGACAGACCCAAAGCTTGCCAGCATACGAGTCCTGGCATTGTGACCTCAGCTGTTCCGCACACAAAGAGGTGATCAGCCTACCCATGCCCAAGCCT AAAAAGAGCTACAAGGCCGTTTGCATGGAACTGAAGCCAGAGCTGACACAA ATATATGATGTCAAAGGACTTAAACAAGAAGGGCTATGCATCAGAAAAGGGATGACACAGGAGCTGAAG ATAAAGAATTTAATGGACAAAGATTTCGATAAACTTCATGAGTTTGTGGAAATTATGAAG GAAATGCAGCAGGATATGGATGAAAAGATGGATGTTTTAATTAATATTCAGCAGAACAACAAGCT TCCCTTTCAAAACCAACCAAAGGAGCAGCAGAAAttcaggaagagaggaaagatgggCAAAAACTCCCAGGTCATCATCATGGAAGAATCCGATGAAGTATCATTGGCTAGTGAGAAGATGGTGGTCCTACCAAAAACAACGAATAACCCAATGGATCCCCTTCATGCATGC GAGACCTTCACACCATGCCTGGGCGCCTTTTTCACCCTTGTCATCTGGAGCTGCTTTCTGATTTATCTCTATTTTACCCTTGACGAGATGGAGTATGTCATTCCAACCTAG
- the Tex35 gene encoding testis-expressed protein 35 isoform X17, with protein MSAKRKTNLKKSYKAVCMELKPELTQIYDVKGLKQEGLCIRKGMTQELKIKNLMDKDFDKLHEFVEIMKEMQQDMDEKMDVLINIQQNNKLPFQNQPKEQQKFRKRGKMGKNSQVIIMEESDEVSLASEKMVVLPKTTNNPMDPLHACEKCLLCALKTTCNQGRPSHHAWAPFSPLSSGAAF; from the exons ATGTCAGCCAAGAGGAAAactaacctg AAAAAGAGCTACAAGGCCGTTTGCATGGAACTGAAGCCAGAGCTGACACAA ATATATGATGTCAAAGGACTTAAACAAGAAGGGCTATGCATCAGAAAAGGGATGACACAGGAGCTGAAG ATAAAGAATTTAATGGACAAAGATTTCGATAAACTTCATGAGTTTGTGGAAATTATGAAG GAAATGCAGCAGGATATGGATGAAAAGATGGATGTTTTAATTAATATTCAGCAGAACAACAAGCT TCCCTTTCAAAACCAACCAAAGGAGCAGCAGAAAttcaggaagagaggaaagatgggCAAAAACTCCCAGGTCATCATCATGGAAGAATCCGATGAAGTATCATTGGCTAGTGAGAAGATGGTGGTCCTACCAAAAACAACGAATAACCCAATGGATCCCCTTCATGCATGC GAGAAATGTTTGTTGTGTGCCCTAAAGACCACCTGCAATCAGGG GAGACCTTCACACCATGCCTGGGCGCCTTTTTCACCCTTGTCATCTGGAGCTGCTTTCTGA
- the Tex35 gene encoding testis-expressed protein 35 isoform X9, whose amino-acid sequence MSAKRKTNLKKSYKAVCMELKPELTQIYDVKGLKQEGLCIRKGMTQELKNGLREVREELTEKIEEIKQIKNLMDKDFDKLHEFVEIMKEMQQDMDEKMDVLINIQQNNKLPFQNQPKEQQKFRKRGKMGKNSQVIIMEESDEVSLASEKMVVLPKTTNNPMDPLHACQETFTPCLGAFFTLVIWSCFLIYLYFTLDEMEYVIPT is encoded by the exons ATGTCAGCCAAGAGGAAAactaacctg AAAAAGAGCTACAAGGCCGTTTGCATGGAACTGAAGCCAGAGCTGACACAA ATATATGATGTCAAAGGACTTAAACAAGAAGGGCTATGCATCAGAAAAGGGATGACACAGGAGCTGAAG AATGGACTCAGGGAGGTGAGAGAAGAGCTCACAGAAAAAATTGAAGAGATAAAACAG ATAAAGAATTTAATGGACAAAGATTTCGATAAACTTCATGAGTTTGTGGAAATTATGAAG GAAATGCAGCAGGATATGGATGAAAAGATGGATGTTTTAATTAATATTCAGCAGAACAACAAGCT TCCCTTTCAAAACCAACCAAAGGAGCAGCAGAAAttcaggaagagaggaaagatgggCAAAAACTCCCAGGTCATCATCATGGAAGAATCCGATGAAGTATCATTGGCTAGTGAGAAGATGGTGGTCCTACCAAAAACAACGAATAACCCAATGGATCCCCTTCATGCATGC CAGGAGACCTTCACACCATGCCTGGGCGCCTTTTTCACCCTTGTCATCTGGAGCTGCTTTCTGATTTATCTCTATTTTACCCTTGACGAGATGGAGTATGTCATTCCAACCTAG
- the Tex35 gene encoding testis-expressed protein 35 isoform X15, with protein sequence MSAKRKTNLKKSYKAVCMELKPELTQIYDVKGLKQEGLCIRKGMTQELKIKNLMDKDFDKLHEFVEIMKEMQQDMDEKMDVLINIQQNNKLPFQNQPKEQQKFRKRGKMGKNSQVIIMEESDEVSLASEKMVVLPKTTNNPMDPLHACQETFTPCLGAFFTLVIWSCFLIYLYFTLDEMEYVIPT encoded by the exons ATGTCAGCCAAGAGGAAAactaacctg AAAAAGAGCTACAAGGCCGTTTGCATGGAACTGAAGCCAGAGCTGACACAA ATATATGATGTCAAAGGACTTAAACAAGAAGGGCTATGCATCAGAAAAGGGATGACACAGGAGCTGAAG ATAAAGAATTTAATGGACAAAGATTTCGATAAACTTCATGAGTTTGTGGAAATTATGAAG GAAATGCAGCAGGATATGGATGAAAAGATGGATGTTTTAATTAATATTCAGCAGAACAACAAGCT TCCCTTTCAAAACCAACCAAAGGAGCAGCAGAAAttcaggaagagaggaaagatgggCAAAAACTCCCAGGTCATCATCATGGAAGAATCCGATGAAGTATCATTGGCTAGTGAGAAGATGGTGGTCCTACCAAAAACAACGAATAACCCAATGGATCCCCTTCATGCATGC CAGGAGACCTTCACACCATGCCTGGGCGCCTTTTTCACCCTTGTCATCTGGAGCTGCTTTCTGATTTATCTCTATTTTACCCTTGACGAGATGGAGTATGTCATTCCAACCTAG
- the Tex35 gene encoding testis-expressed protein 35 isoform X16, which produces MSAKRKTNLKKSYKAVCMELKPELTQIYDVKGLKQEGLCIRKGMTQELKIKNLMDKDFDKLHEFVEIMKEMQQDMDEKMDVLINIQQNNKLPFQNQPKEQQKFRKRGKMGKNSQVIIMEESDEVSLASEKMVVLPKTTNNPMDPLHACETFTPCLGAFFTLVIWSCFLIYLYFTLDEMEYVIPT; this is translated from the exons ATGTCAGCCAAGAGGAAAactaacctg AAAAAGAGCTACAAGGCCGTTTGCATGGAACTGAAGCCAGAGCTGACACAA ATATATGATGTCAAAGGACTTAAACAAGAAGGGCTATGCATCAGAAAAGGGATGACACAGGAGCTGAAG ATAAAGAATTTAATGGACAAAGATTTCGATAAACTTCATGAGTTTGTGGAAATTATGAAG GAAATGCAGCAGGATATGGATGAAAAGATGGATGTTTTAATTAATATTCAGCAGAACAACAAGCT TCCCTTTCAAAACCAACCAAAGGAGCAGCAGAAAttcaggaagagaggaaagatgggCAAAAACTCCCAGGTCATCATCATGGAAGAATCCGATGAAGTATCATTGGCTAGTGAGAAGATGGTGGTCCTACCAAAAACAACGAATAACCCAATGGATCCCCTTCATGCATGC GAGACCTTCACACCATGCCTGGGCGCCTTTTTCACCCTTGTCATCTGGAGCTGCTTTCTGATTTATCTCTATTTTACCCTTGACGAGATGGAGTATGTCATTCCAACCTAG
- the Tex35 gene encoding testis-expressed protein 35 isoform X14: MHQKRDDTGAEVPQGPSLVDFAVCVSHLFPQNGLREVREELTEKIEEIKQIKNLMDKDFDKLHEFVEIMKEMQQDMDEKMDVLINIQQNNKLPFQNQPKEQQKFRKRGKMGKNSQVIIMEESDEVSLASEKMVVLPKTTNNPMDPLHACQETFTPCLGAFFTLVIWSCFLIYLYFTLDEMEYVIPT, encoded by the exons ATGCATCAGAAAAGGGATGACACAGGAGCTGAAG TGCCCCAAGGACCTTCCCTTGTCGACTTCGCTGTGTGTGTCTCACATTTATTTCCCCAGAATGGACTCAGGGAGGTGAGAGAAGAGCTCACAGAAAAAATTGAAGAGATAAAACAG ATAAAGAATTTAATGGACAAAGATTTCGATAAACTTCATGAGTTTGTGGAAATTATGAAG GAAATGCAGCAGGATATGGATGAAAAGATGGATGTTTTAATTAATATTCAGCAGAACAACAAGCT TCCCTTTCAAAACCAACCAAAGGAGCAGCAGAAAttcaggaagagaggaaagatgggCAAAAACTCCCAGGTCATCATCATGGAAGAATCCGATGAAGTATCATTGGCTAGTGAGAAGATGGTGGTCCTACCAAAAACAACGAATAACCCAATGGATCCCCTTCATGCATGC CAGGAGACCTTCACACCATGCCTGGGCGCCTTTTTCACCCTTGTCATCTGGAGCTGCTTTCTGATTTATCTCTATTTTACCCTTGACGAGATGGAGTATGTCATTCCAACCTAG
- the Tex35 gene encoding testis-expressed protein 35 isoform X11, with protein MSAKRKTNLKKSYKAVCMELKPELTQIYDVKGLKQEGLCIRKGMTQELKNGLREVREELTEKIEEIKQIKNLMDKDFDKLHEFVEIMKEMQQDMDEKMDVLINIQQNNKLPFQNQPKEQQKFRKRGKMGKNSQVIIMEESDEVSLASEKMVVLPKTTNNPMDPLHACEKCLLCALKTTCNQGRRPSHHAWAPFSPLSSGAAF; from the exons ATGTCAGCCAAGAGGAAAactaacctg AAAAAGAGCTACAAGGCCGTTTGCATGGAACTGAAGCCAGAGCTGACACAA ATATATGATGTCAAAGGACTTAAACAAGAAGGGCTATGCATCAGAAAAGGGATGACACAGGAGCTGAAG AATGGACTCAGGGAGGTGAGAGAAGAGCTCACAGAAAAAATTGAAGAGATAAAACAG ATAAAGAATTTAATGGACAAAGATTTCGATAAACTTCATGAGTTTGTGGAAATTATGAAG GAAATGCAGCAGGATATGGATGAAAAGATGGATGTTTTAATTAATATTCAGCAGAACAACAAGCT TCCCTTTCAAAACCAACCAAAGGAGCAGCAGAAAttcaggaagagaggaaagatgggCAAAAACTCCCAGGTCATCATCATGGAAGAATCCGATGAAGTATCATTGGCTAGTGAGAAGATGGTGGTCCTACCAAAAACAACGAATAACCCAATGGATCCCCTTCATGCATGC GAGAAATGTTTGTTGTGTGCCCTAAAGACCACCTGCAATCAGGG CAGGAGACCTTCACACCATGCCTGGGCGCCTTTTTCACCCTTGTCATCTGGAGCTGCTTTCTGA
- the Tex35 gene encoding testis-expressed protein 35 isoform X7 gives MRAFGLRGNSRQTQSLPAYESWHCDLSCSAHKEVISLPMPKPKKSYKAVCMELKPELTQIYDVKGLKQEGLCIRKGMTQELKIKNLMDKDFDKLHEFVEIMKEMQQDMDEKMDVLINIQQNNKLPFQNQPKEQQKFRKRGKMGKNSQVIIMEESDEVSLASEKMVVLPKTTNNPMDPLHACEKCLLCALKTTCNQGRPSHHAWAPFSPLSSGAAF, from the exons ATGAGAGCCTTTGGTCTCAGGGGCAACAGCAGACAGACCCAAAGCTTGCCAGCATACGAGTCCTGGCATTGTGACCTCAGCTGTTCCGCACACAAAGAGGTGATCAGCCTACCCATGCCCAAGCCT AAAAAGAGCTACAAGGCCGTTTGCATGGAACTGAAGCCAGAGCTGACACAA ATATATGATGTCAAAGGACTTAAACAAGAAGGGCTATGCATCAGAAAAGGGATGACACAGGAGCTGAAG ATAAAGAATTTAATGGACAAAGATTTCGATAAACTTCATGAGTTTGTGGAAATTATGAAG GAAATGCAGCAGGATATGGATGAAAAGATGGATGTTTTAATTAATATTCAGCAGAACAACAAGCT TCCCTTTCAAAACCAACCAAAGGAGCAGCAGAAAttcaggaagagaggaaagatgggCAAAAACTCCCAGGTCATCATCATGGAAGAATCCGATGAAGTATCATTGGCTAGTGAGAAGATGGTGGTCCTACCAAAAACAACGAATAACCCAATGGATCCCCTTCATGCATGC GAGAAATGTTTGTTGTGTGCCCTAAAGACCACCTGCAATCAGGG GAGACCTTCACACCATGCCTGGGCGCCTTTTTCACCCTTGTCATCTGGAGCTGCTTTCTGA